One window of Lytechinus variegatus isolate NC3 chromosome 2, Lvar_3.0, whole genome shotgun sequence genomic DNA carries:
- the LOC121408380 gene encoding 72 kDa type IV collagenase-like — translation MNLHHIFRFCLKRIYAVCFIFTLSIMIAGFLPFISSVCASPSGGGGGAPGQLAPLSEEDAPSEITTGAFAYLSKYGYIRNDNPQASTIRRLEDYHSAIRNFQQFYRLPETGQMDEETSRLMSYPRCGMPDVIQRGDQDQTRFRRYSDSGDKWDHEDITYRILNFTPDLTEEEIVDAIERAFKVWSDVTPLTFRRVFNVPGDIHIQFSEYDHGDGVAFDGNGGTLAHAYFPGNGIGGDAHFDDSEIFSVFLSDDDKVDLFMVAAHEFGHSLGLGHSSEIQALMAPFYIAYDPEFSLGYDDLHGIQSIYGINSDPRPGDRYIPQRPQPSPPDPEVERCSKSFNAVAFIRNELFLFKGKNFWRMREQGKPLEGYPVEMGQFWHGLPPKIDAAYERHDGKIVFLKGSHYWIYEGVDMDPNYPRPLHEFGLPADVDGALPWGRTGKTYFFKGEIYWRYDEYENRMDKGYPKPIKENWFGVPNNIDAVFRHYDGYSWNTYFIRHRRYWRFDESLGQVDLGFPRNFGVDWMGCKEKNEEVDPQPGQLRAEVTMISSTTSESSSPLTSSLSYLCLCISILCALVLKTS, via the exons ATGAATCTACACCATATATTTCggttttgtttaaaaaggatTTACGcggtttgtttcatttttactcTGTCCATCATGATCGCTGGATTCTTGCCATTTATATCATCAGTATGTGCGAGTCCCTCTGGTGGAGGGGGCGGGGCACCAGGACAACTTGCTCCTCTCTCCGAGGAGGATGCCCCATCTGAAATTACCACCGGAGCATTT GCATATCTAAGTAAATATGGTTATATACGAAATGACAACCCTCAAGCCAGTACTATACGACGATTAGAAGATTACCATTCAGCCATTCGAAACTTTCAACAATTTTACCGCTTGCCAGAAACCGGTCAAATGGATGAGGAGACCAGTCGGTTGATGTCCTATCCGCGGTGCGGTATGCCGGATGTTATCCAACGAGGTGATCAGGATCAAACCCGGTTCAGGAGATACTCTGATTCTGGGGATAAGTGGGATCATGAAGACATCACATATAG AATATTGAACTTTACCCCCGACCTCACGGAGGAGGAAATCGTCGATGCCATCGAGCGTGCTTTTAAAGTCTGGAGTGACGTCACACCACTGACCTTTCGTCGCGTATTCAACGTGCCCGGCGACATCCATATACAGTTCTCTGAATACGACCATGGTGACGGTGTCGCCTTTGATGGCAATGGCGGTACGCTAGCACACGCCTACTTCCCGGGGAATGGTATCGGTGGCGATGCCCACTTCGACGACAGTGAAATATTCAGCGTTTTCCTATCTGACG ATGATAAAGTCGATCTGTTCATGGTGGCAGCTCACGAATTTGGCCACAGCCTGGGGTTGGGACACTCTTCCGAAATTCAGGCGTTGATGGCGCCCTTCTATATTGCCTATGATCCAGAGTTCAGTCTTGGATATGATGACCTCCATGGGATACAGTCAATTTATG GTATAAACTCTGATCCTCGACCAGGTGATCGGTATATACCCCAACGTCCCCAACCCAGTCCACCGGATCCAGAGGTTGAAAGATGTAGTAAAAGCTTCAATGCTGTCGCATTCATTagaaatgaattatttctcttcaAG GGTAAGAATTTCTGGAGGATGCGAGAACAAGGCAAACCTCTAGAAGGGTATCCTGTAGAGATGGGTCAGTTTTGGCATGGTCTTCCACCCAAGATAGATGCAGCATATGAGAGACATGATGGAAAAATAGTCTTTCTTAAAG GTTCACATTATTGGATATATGAAGGAGTCGACATGGATCCGAATTACCCACGCCCGCTCCATGAATTCGGGTTACCCGCCGATGTGGATGGGGCTTTACCTTGGGGTCGGACCGGAAAGACTTATTTCTTCAAGGGCGAGATCTACTGGCGATATGACGAGTATGAAAATCGAATGGATAAAGGTTATCCAAAACCGATCAAGGAAAACTGGTTTGGAGTGCCTAACAATATTGATGCAGTATTCAGACACTATGATG GTTATTCATGGAATACATACTTTATACGTCATCGCCGATATTGGAGATTCGACGAATCTCTAGGGCAAGTCGATCTCGGTTTCCCGCGAAACTTTGGGGTCGACTGGATGGGCTGCAAAGAAAAGAACGAGGAGGTGGATCCTCAGCCTGGTCAACTACGAGCTGAAGTAACCATGATCTCCTCAACGACATCAGAAAGCAGTAGTCCACTTACTTCGTCACTATCATATCTATGTTTATGTATATCTATCTTGTGTGCATTAGTATTAAAGACATCATAG